In Pan troglodytes isolate AG18354 chromosome 5, NHGRI_mPanTro3-v2.0_pri, whole genome shotgun sequence, the sequence TCCCCCGGTCGGTATGGCCTCATCTTCCTGCATCAGACGGCTTCCATCCACCGAGCGCCGAGTCTTCTTGGGCATCTGAATGGGCAGTGGCTGGATCACCTCGCCTGGGGGACCCTGGGTGCAGGGACAGATGGAGAGGGCAAGAGACGAGGTTGGTGTGAGGGTGAAGTGTGGCAGCAGTGGAGCAGAGGGGTACGGCCCTGGGAGCAGCCCTGACTCCTCACTCACCGGGTGTCCTGGAGGGCCCTGCACACCCTTCTCTCCCTTGGGTCCGCCTGGGCCCTGACAAGGAATAAATAAGGTCATGGAGGGGTCAAGAGGTCAAGCATGGATCAAGGTCACAGAAAGATCAAATCAGCCTCCTGGCTGAAATAAGGGGCTCCTTGGGGGGAGTCTATTTGTCCTGGAGAGACATCATCAAGTCCAGAGGGGGTGGAGCAAAGGTCAGAGCTGAAGGGGGTCACTCACTGTGGCTCCTTTGGCTCCTTTGGGGCCAGCAGGTCCCTGTGAAATGAGGAACAAGAAAGAGACGGTCACTGCAGGGGAAGGACAGGACTCAGAGGAGCGGGGAGGCAAGGTCCCAAGTCCACAGGAGCCTCGGGTTACTACAGGAGGGGCAGTCCTGTGGGAATACCAGGACATTCAGAGCCCTGGAAGTATGGGGAGGAGGTACTGGTGGTGACAGGACAAATGGGGGACCCTGAGGACTATGCTTGTTAGGCTGGTAGTTCCATGGAAGTCgttgggaggctgtgggtgggcAGCAGAGGGGTTTAGGGGATTTCGTGGAGGAACAGAGGCAGTACTCACGGGGAGGCCGGGGGGACCTCCAGGACCAATGGGGCCGGATGCTCCTGGGATACCCTAGGAAGGGTAGTGGCTGGTTCAACTGGGTCCTCCTCCCACACCCTCCTGAGCACCTGCTCGCTTACCCACAGCTGAGTCCCAACTCCAACTCCACCCCTCTCCACCCCACTCTCAACCCCCACAACTTCCGGGACCATGCCCTCTACTCACCATCTCACCCTTCTGCCCAGGGGAGCCCTGAGGCCCAGGAAGTCCCCGatctcccttctctccctgctCACCCGGGGGCCCAATCAGTCCAATGAGACCTGGGTGGCCCTAGAGAAGGGTGCAGGCAGTCAAGAGAATGCAAAGAGGAGTCATGTGGATGGGGGAGAAGGGCCAAGAGGACATGGAGAGGGAGCCGGGCACAGGGTCCGTGAGTGGCCCTCACTGAGCAGGGACCCCCTGGGACTGGCTGCCGGAGGCCTGAAGCAGAGCAGTGGGCACTTGGGTCCCACAGGTTTCAGGGGCGAGGTGATGGGAGAGACACCTGGCCACGTGTCTGTCTGTCACTCACCTTCTCTCCCTTGGCTCCAGCATCGCCCCGGAGACCAGGCAGCCCTGGGGGTCCCTGTGGAGAGATGGGAAGTCATTCTCTTGAGGGAGAGGTGGGACCAAGTTCTCCCCAACAGCCTCCACTTCCTCCAGGGCTTCAGCTCTGTCCCAGGGCACTGCCCTCACCCCTCACCCAGCCCAATCCCAGTCACTCACCACAGGACCTGGGGGCCCAGCCTGGCCTGTAGCTCCAGGTCGGCCTTGCTGACCCTGAAGATTTGAGGGGGCCACAGGGGTCAGGAGGAGCATCCCCACACTGCACCCCTCCCATGgcccctcactcccaccccagcccaaCCCTTCCCTGCAGTGACTCACCACTGAGCCTGGGAGCCCCCTCAGACCATCAGGGCCAGGTTTCCCTGCTGGGCCTGCAGGACCCACCGGGCCTGTCTTCCCCGGGGCACCTATAGCGCCAGGATCTCCCTGAAACACACACAAGGAATGTGTCCTGAAGGGCAGAGGAGTGGGGTGTGGGCAGGGGGCAGAGGGTccaaggtgggaggtgggaggcagggaggaagggccAAACTCTAGGAGCCCCTAGCGCAGGAACAAGTACAGGGAACGCCTGTCCCCATAAGGGCCCAACATGGGAGAGGTGGAGATGGGGTAGGCATCTGGAGACGGAGGCATCTGAGGGGTGGGAGGCGAAGGGGATGCTCCAGCACTAGGGCAGCCTTTCCCTCACCTTGGCTCCCTTCCCTCCTTGTCGCCCCTCGGGACCAGGCGAGCCAGCAGGACCCTGCagatggagtgggaaggaagAGCACATGAGGCCGTGGGCAGCCAGGCTCAACTCTTCCCCCTTCCTGTcctagacacacacatacacatgcacacacacacatgtgcatacacaggGACACGCGCCGAGGGCCGATTCACAGATGTGCAGAACAGATACAGCTGTGACAGTTGTGAAAATACTGGGTAGTCTGTACATTTGGTGAAGGGCCACTTGCCCACACCCTACCTGGTGGCCCATCTCCTGCCCCAGAAACTAAAAAGGTTCACCCCTGGCCCACAGAAAAGCTGGCCAGCCCCTCCTCCAGTTTCCATTCTGCTTTGTCAGTAACCACCACTACCCCTGGTGAAAACATACACACCAGAACCCAGGAACAAACATGCCTGAGATACCGCACACCCATCAACCCACCAGCTCCTGCACACACACTCGCCCAGTGCAATGAGATACCGCATACCCTTAAACCCACCAGCTCCTGCACACACACCCTGCCCCGGGCAATGAGATACCACACACCCTTAAACCCACCAGCTcctgcacacacacccacccagGGCAATGCAGACACCAGGCACCTCCCCACCCATCCCACCTGCCATTGCCCAGCCTCCATCCACACAGCCCAGGGACTGCCTCCCAAGGTCTCAGGGGTCCACCTCACTTACTCGCTTTCCAAGTGGCCCTGGGGGTCCATTCTCCCCGGTGGGACCAGGGGATCCCTAGGGAGAGAGGAATTGGGGTGGCTGAGTGTTTATCCTCCAGCCAAGGGACCCCTCAGGAGTGGGGCACAGAAGAGGGGTAAAGGGGATGAGGCTTGGGCTCAGGGGGGTGGTGGGGTCACCAGGCACTCACAGGCTGTCCTGGCTCACCATCCTCGCCTCGGTCACCCTTAGCACCATCCTGGCCCTGCAGAAGTGAAGCAAGGTCAGAGGTGGGCCCCCAACCTGGCTGGCATCACCTCCAAAACTGTCAATACCCCATCCCCTTGCCCACCCTGCCATACCCCCAGCTTCCCAATACCCAAGCCCGGCAGCCACACAGAGGACCCCCCCCATAGAAGCCCCACCCTTTTtgccccttcccttctctgagtAAGACTCACCCGAGGGCCACCTTCTCCAGGGGGGCCAGGGTCACCAGGAAAACCAACAGGACCCTGATCCAGATGGAGAATAAGAGTCAGGGTCACAGCTCCCTAAGCCCACCCAGCACAGACgcccacaggcacacgccactgccTCTCTAGAGGCAGTGCCCACCAGTACCCCGCAGGAAGAGGTCTCCTGCACCCCTTTCCCTACCACGTGCACTGCGTGTTGTCTAATTCCTCAAGGTATTAACTGCAGGGcatctctcactttctctctggaTCCTAGACCCCAGGCATCCCTCTGGATGCCCCATTCCCAGAGCATCCCCCAAACTCCAGGGCTCCCCACACTCCAAGAtcctccctcacacacacccatATTCCCAGGTCTGTCATTCACAGGGCCTGAGAGGACTCAGCCCCCACCGCCCCAAACTCACAGGGTTCCCTTTGGGGCCATCATCGCCTGTGGGGCCTTTAGGCCCTGGTGGTCCTGGCTCTCCTGGCTGCCCCGACTCTCCTTTCTCTCCACGTTCCCCGCGTGGACCCTGCAGAACAAGCGGAGGACACAGATGGCCCAGGGAATCTTGAAGATCAGGGATGCAGCCTCTGCTTCCGAGACACCTTCAGCCATCCCCTACTCCCCTCAGTGACAATGGGACATACACAGAAAGTCAAGCCTATAAGGGGAGTTCCCTAGTCCCCTTCCCTTCAAGAAAGGGGAAGAAGGGCTCACTCAGACCAGGGATCAGGCCTCATAGAGGATGGCAGGGAGCAGAGACTCTTGCTGCAGAGGAGTTCCAGCTCAAGGAGGTCACAGGAAAAGTGGAGGCAGGATTGAGGCGGGTGACGGGGACTGGGGAGTAAGGCCTTGGAGCTGTCACTCACCTTGACACCTGGCTCGCCCTGGATCCCTGGAGATCCTGACTCTCCTGGTTCCCCCTGCAAAGAGATTAGAGTCAAaaacctcctctccttccccagccaAAAAATTCTGACATTCCCCACATCTCATTCTCTTTTGTCTCCCCACCCAAAATTGGCAGAAATCCAACTCCCATCCCCCACTTCCATGACTGGTCCACTCACCCCCTTCCCAGTTACCTTCTCTCCAGGGGGACCCAGGTTCCCAACACCTCCTGGGGGACCTTGTGGGCCCTGGAAGAGGAACAGAAATAGGTGTCATTGCTTAGGATGGAGGTGCCATTTCAGGGGCAAAGTCCCAGATGAGCAGCCCAAGGTTACAGCAGTGAGGCAGTGGAGGCCTCCCGGGAGTAAGGGCTTCTCTTGGCCCCTGAGACGATACTAGAGTTTATGGTCTGGGAAAGGGAGGCAGAAGACCAGACACATTGGTCTCAAGGGACAGGGGCTGAGATGACTCACATCAGCGCCATTGGGTCCAGCTGGACCTCGAGGTCCTGGGGGGCCAGGTGGTCCCTGGGGGAAACAGATACACCACAGATGAGGAAGGGAAGTGAGATGGCTGAGCATGAATggtggagagaggaggaggagcagccaGGCCAGGGAGTTGGcagtggggtgtggggtgggggctggccaGGGAGGGGGGTGACTAGTATTATGGTGGCTAGGGTCAGTAGGGGTCACACTCACCATAGGACCCACATCTCCTgtttctcccttctccccagagGGGCCTGGCAAACCCTGTGCAAGTATACAAAACATGGGCCCAGGTGACCACCCCACCCAAAGCACAGCCCTAGGCAGATAGGCCCCACAGTCCCCTCCCCTCAGACTCCACAGGCCCTCCAGTCCTCATCGGCAGGCTGCTGGCAGGGTCTGGGGCAAAACATCACCCCATCCTGACCCCACCTCTCAGCCCCTGTCCTATCCCCCAACACACCTGTAGGCCAATGGGTCCTGGGGGCCCATTGAATCCTCTTGTTCCTTCATCACCTTTGGCTCCAAAGTGTCCCTGGGGTCCCCGAGCTCCGGGCTCCCCATCTGCTCCCTGCAGGGTTGAGGGAAAGCAGAGACAAGACACAGGGATGGGTCATGGGTCAGGTGCTCTCTATCCACAAATACCACACACAGCTGGGTGCCAGGCCCAGAGCCCCTGCTCCCACTCCCAGCCACAAGGGCAGAGGGGAGCTGAGGGAGGACCAGAGGCTGCTGGGCCTtcggtgggggtggaggggtcaCTCACCGCTGCTCCAGGCTGCCCCACAGGACCAATGGGTCCAGGGGGTCCAGGAGGGCCCTGGGTAAGAGAAGAGAGTCAGAGACACCAAAACAGGGAGAGAGATCAGGTGGGACTGAGGTTAAAGGCCAGGAGGTCAGAAGTCAAGGTCATGGACACTTACATGTTCACCCTTGTTCCCTTTGGTGCCCTTCTGTCCAGGGTCCCCCACCTCACCCTGGGAGGAGAAGGCAGACAAGATATTAGAGAAAGGTGATGGGTAGAGTGGGAAGTATGACATGACAGGGGCCAGGGGTCATGCCCAGGTCAGCCATCTCATCTGGAAAGAAGATTGGTCAGGGTCTGTGGGGTCCCCTCACCTTGTCTCCATCCTCTCCAGCCACACCTGGAGGCCCAGCAGGACCAGGAAGCCCCACAGGACCCTGCACTCCATCTCGGCCAGTCGGGCCAATGGGGCCCTTCTCACCCTGTGGGACAGGAGGAAGGAGTCATGGCCTGGAGGTGACCCTCACCCTCAAACACCCCACAGGAAACTTGTCATAGCCCATCAACCCTAGGCTCACAGACCCCTCCCCAGTACCCCTCCCCAGGACCCCCACACTCACTGGGACACCTTTCTCTCCTGCTGCTCCAGGGGGACCCTGCGGGCCTGGGCGCCCTGGCGGACCAATGGGTCCCCCTGATCCTGCTGCACCTCGTTCCCCAGGGGAGCCCTGAGAAAGCAAATGGTCAGACCCCCAGGAAGGAGACCCCAGCCCGCCCATACCAGAGAAACTCGGACCACAATTCCCAAAAGCTCCCAAAATCAGATGCATTCTGGCTGTCCCTGgacagcctctgcccagccccacAGCCCCTGGTGGTATCAGAATGCCACTCTCACCCTTCCTcacccacccctttcccaggTCCTTTCTACCACCCCCCGGAACCCCAGACTCACTGCAGGGCCAGGGGGGCCAGAAGGACCTTCATTCCCCTTCAAACCAGGTCCACCCTATGAACCAGACGTTTGGGGAAGATGAGACTTCACGAAAAGAGAAGGGTGAGAGCTGGAGAGGGAAGACAGGCTCCAAAAGATGGAAGTGGGGAGTGACATGGAGGGGGTCAGGGACAGGGTCGGGGGGGGACTCAGGATGCTTGGTGCTTGTGACAGGCAGGGGTCTGGGAGTCACACTCACAGCAGTGCCTGGGAGGCCTCTCTCTCCTGGGAATCCCCTCAGACCAGCAGGACCATCCTTCCCTGGGGCCCCAGGGGGACCAGGGTCACcctaaaaggaaaggagaggtgaTGAGCCACAGCCATGCTCCCAAATTAAACAGAGAGCTCTCCAGCCCCCCCTCAAATCTCCAACTACCTGTTCCTTTCAGCACCCCAATCCCCAGTTCCCCCACTTCCCCTCTGCCTGGCCCCTCACTGAcctttgttccttcttttccAGCCGTCCCAGGTAGTCCCTGCTCTCCAGGGGGCCCCGGGGGGCCTGGGTGACCTCTCTCCCCCATAGGGCCGGTTTCTCCTGCTGCTCCCTAGACAAAAGCAGAGAGAGTTCCTGCTCTCAGGCCCTTCATCTCGCTGTCTGCCAGAAGAGCCCACCCTGGCCACCCTAAAACACTCCTTCAGAACCCCTTTATCCCTGCCCCAAAGCTCCTGGGAAATTCCCCGGCATTCCTGGGCCACTGCTGGGTTTTCTCCTGCCCCATGTGGAGTAACTACACCACCTTGTGTCTCTGTTGGGGAACTGCCTCTCCTGGGGGACAAGACGATGAGAATGCACCCCAAAACAGACTGAAGTTCAGGACCcctgcctgaaatcccagccccCACCATTGACCCCAGCCCCAGGAGTCTGGGTCAGGTGGACCAGGGGCAGGGGCGTGTGACCGAGAGAAGAGGGGCAGACAGACTAATGCTAGGGTCAGGGGTCCATTCTCTCCTAGGGACAAACCTACCTGAGGTCCCACCACTCCTGGAGGACCAGGGGGGCCGGTCTTCCCTTGGAAACCCTAGGCGAGGAAGAGAGGAGAATGCAGTGAAAGCAGGTGTGGGCGCTGTGGGGTAGATTCCCAGGAGGAAGGATCCCAGGCAGGATCACACCGAGCCCTGGGCCCTGGGTCTGAGCAGCACCAGGGCAGGCTCCACTCTGCCAGGAGAACGTCCCTGTGGGCTTTCCAGACAGCTCTGGGGTTAAAGGGTCTGACGGAGCCCCCTGAGAATGGGTAGCCAGGAGCATCACTCACCACTTCTCCTCTTTGGCCTGGGTGTCCCGGCAGCCCGTCCTTCCCAGGGGGGCCCTGGAAGGGGTTCAGTTGTCAGGTGAACTCTCAGCTGGAAAGCGGGTAGGGAAGAAGGACTCAGAGAAGCAGGTGGGTCAGAGCTCGGGGTCAACTTACCGGGGGTCCTTTCGGTCCAGGAAACCCGTTGGGACCCTGAGGTCCAGGGAGGCCCTAGAGACAGAGGTGGGGGGAGTCAGGAGAATGGGGGCAGGGGCTGAGTGGGGGAACTCAGCTTCCTTCCTGGGGTGAGGAGGGAGCTGGCTCACCCAGGCTCCCTGGGGACCTCAGGGGAAGGGGACTTTCGATCCACACTCACCCTCTCTCCAGGGGGCCCATGGGGGCCATCACCACCAGATGTTCCCTGTGGGGGGAAACAGAGTCAAGGAGTGGGAAGAGCTGCTTTCCAGCTGTCCCCGAGGTCAGGATGTTGAGGGAGAGCTGGGGCTGAGTGGGCAGGGGGCAGTTGGAGCCTTGTAGAGACCACTCACCTTAGCTCCAGACTTCCCAGTGGCACCTCGGGGTCCCCGCTGACCCCGTGGACCCTACAGAGGGAAGAGGAGTTGTCAGAGAAACCCAAATGCCCCCCTCTGGACCTTGAGCCACCTGTTTCTCTCCCCTGCACTCACCGTGGGGCCCCGTTCTCCCCGAGGCCCTGACttccccgacaggccctggtgggAATGAAGCAGAGAGAACATTACCCAGGGTGAGACTCCCCACAGACCCCCTCTACACCTCTCCAGCCCTTCCcttctcaccccctcccaccccccagctTACCCGGGCTCCCTTCTCTCCACTGGCACCAGGAAAGCCAGGAAATCCTAGGGACCCCTGGTGAGAACGGAGAAGGGGGGAAATTGAGAAGTTATGAAAGGTAGGGTTCAGGAAGGGGCAAAGGGGGTCAGGAGAGGCCACAAAGGCAGTGGCCAGGGAGACCCGAGCTCTGCCAAGAACTAAGTGGCCTTGGACAAACCCCTGCTGCTCTCTGGGCCTCTTTcggtcatctgtaaaatgggggtcaGCTAAATTCCCTCTGGGGTCCCCCACTGCCCTGCATCTGTGCTTTCTGGAATCAGGGatcagggaagggaagaggaggagggaagaggaggagcgGCACGTATGGGGCATGGCATCACCTTGGGTCCCTGACGTCCAGGATAGCCAGGCAGACCAGGAACACCCAGCTTGCCCTGTGGAGGGACAGGAAGCAGTTAGGAGTGAGAGGAGGCCCAGATGCCACTCCACCCCTGGAGACCTCAACCCTCACTTATAACAGCCAGCCCCCACCCAgcaacacaccccacacaccccagcCTCTAGCCCCTCATTGCTTGCCCCACAGCTGCCTGACTTTTGTTGTCTCTCCTTCCCGTGAGTGGATTTTCCCCAATTCTAGTGCTGGGATCCCACCTCCCCTGCGCCTACAGAGGTATCAGGTCCTTCAGGGTCACTGTGATCTAGCTGCTTCCCACCTGTCAACCTCAGCTCCATCTACCCCATGAGGGAGGTGGGATCTACCCCAGCACCCACTCCTGCTTCACCAAGACCAATCCCCCTGCAGGCCCTTTGCCCACCACACCCCGACTCCCGTGCATGCCCCCTTCCCCAGAGGCTCCAGGGCTCATCCTGCCCAGGCAGCTGCAGAGCAGGGCTTAGAAGCAGAGAttctgaagccagactgcctgggcaTAACCCCTGGCTCTGCCCTTCACTGGCCATGTAATTAACAAGCATCCCTGTGCCTCTGTAAAACCTCAGCAAAACAGTACGTCACATGCCTACCTCATAGGATAGATAGGACGCAtcagcacagcacctggcatagGGCAAGTGCTGGGGAGAGTCAGCTCTGGAGACCACAGACCTCACTGCTATTAGACTCTCTCATCTCAGAACTCCTGCTGCTTGGAGTCCGAACGCATGTTCACTCTGCCTTGAAGCAACAGCTACTCGCTAAGCTTCGTCTCCATCCAACTCTTCGTGTCAGGGACTTTTCCTTGACTTCTTATATATCCCCTCTGCCCATCAGCAGCTGAGAGATGCCATTTACACAGACAGAAGTATGACTAATGCATGGCCATCTTCAACTGACTGGCTGACTTCAGCGGCGGGCACCCCCCATGCCCATCCTGACCCCAGTGCCCACACCCCCAGAGGACCCAGGCACAGAACCCTCATCCCATCACCTTCTCGCCCATGAGCCCTGGGGGCCCAGGGTCTCCAGTCGGTCCAGTGCGTCCCTTTGGCCCCTCAGGACCATCCTCTCCCCTGGAACCAGGGACTCCAACTTCGCCCTGTGTGAGAGGGAAGGACAGGTGAGTGCTGGGGACTGGAGGTGGGTTCTGGGCCCAGAGGAGAAACGGGCATcagtgaggctgaggagggctaGAGGGGTCCCAGGAGCCACTGCAGGACAGGAAGCCCACAGGGTAGGGATAGTGTAGTGATGGGAGGGCAGGCATGACACAGACCA encodes:
- the COL11A2 gene encoding collagen alpha-2(XI) chain isoform X6: MSTGTTPDYQDPTPGEEEEILESSLLPPLEEEQTDLQVPPTADRFRAEEYGEGGTDPPEGPYDYTYGYGDDYREETELGPALSAETAHSGAAAHGPRGLKGEKGEPAVLEPGMLVEGPPGPEGPAGLIGPPGIQGNPGPVGDPGERGPPGRAGLPGSDGAPGPPGTSLMLPFRFGSGGGDKGPVVAAQEAQAQAILQQARLALRGPPGPMGYTGRPGPLGQPGSPGLKGESGDLGPQGPRGPQGLTGPPGKAGRRGRAGADGARGVPGEPGVKGDRGFDGLPGLPGEKGHRGDTGAQGLPGPPGEDGERGDDGEIGPRGLPGESGPRGLLGPKGPPGIPGPPGVRGMDGPQGPKGSLGPQGEPGPPGQQGTPGTQGLPGPQGAIGPHGEKGPQGKPGLPGMPGSDGPPGHPGKEGPPGTKGNQGPSGPQGPLGYPGPRGVKGVDGIRGLKGHKGEKGEDGFPGFKGDIGVKGDRGEVGVPGSRGEDGPEGPKGRTGPTGDPGPPGLMGEKGKLGVPGLPGYPGRQGPKGSLGFPGFPGASGEKGARGLSGKSGPRGERGPTGPRGQRGPRGATGKSGAKGTSGGDGPHGPPGERGLPGPQGPNGFPGPKGPPGPPGKDGLPGHPGQRGEVGFQGKTGPPGPPGVVGPQGAAGETGPMGERGHPGPPGPPGEQGLPGTAGKEGTKGDPGPPGAPGKDGPAGLRGFPGERGLPGTAGGPGLKGNEGPSGPPGPAGSPGERGAAGSGGPIGPPGRPGPQGPPGAAGEKGVPGEKGPIGPTGRDGVQGPVGLPGPAGPPGVAGEDGDKGEVGDPGQKGTKGNKGEHGPPGPPGPIGPVGQPGAAGADGEPGARGPQGHFGAKGDEGTRGFNGPPGPIGLQGLPGPSGEKGETGDVGPMGPPGPPGPRGPAGPNGADGPQGPPGGVGNLGPPGEKGEPGESGSPGIQGEPGVKGPRGERGEKGESGQPGEPGPPGPKGPTGDDGPKGNPGPVGFPGDPGPPGEGGPRGQDGAKGDRGEDGEPGQPGSPGPTGENGPPGPLGKRGPAGSPGPEGRQGGKGAKGDPGAIGAPGKTGPVGPAGPAGKPGPDGLRGLPGSVGQQGRPGATGQAGPPGPVGPPGLPGLRGDAGAKGEKGHPGLIGLIGPPGEQGEKGDRGLPGPQGSPGQKGEMGIPGASGPIGPGGPPGLPGPAGPKGAKGATGPGGPKGEKGVQGPPGHPGPPGEVIQPLPIQMPKKTRRSVDGSRLMQEDEAIPTGGAPGSPGGLEEIFGSLESLREEIEQMRRPTGTQDSPARTCQDLKLCHPELPDGEYWVDPNQGCARDAFRVFCNFTAGGETCVTPRDDVTQFSYVDSEGSPVGVVQLTFLRLLSVSAHQDVSYPCSGAARDGPLRLRGANEDELSPETSPYVKEFRDGCQTQQGRTVLEVRTPVLEQLPVLDASFSDLGAPPRRGGVLLGPVCFMG
- the COL11A2 gene encoding collagen alpha-2(XI) chain isoform X7, with protein sequence MSTGTTPDYQDPTPGEEEEILESSLLPPLEEAAHGPRGLKGEKGEPAVLEPGMLVEGPPGPEGPAGLIGPPGIQGNPGPVGDPGERGPPGRAGLPGSDGAPGPPGTSLMLPFRFGSGGGDKGPVVAAQEAQAQAILQQARLALRGPPGPMGYTGRPGPLGQPGSPGLKGESGDLGPQGPRGPQGLTGPPGKAGRRGRAGADGARGVPGEPGVKGDRGFDGLPGLPGEKGHRGDTGAQGLPGPPGEDGERGDDGEIGPRGLPGESGPRGLLGPKGPPGIPGPPGVRGMDGPQGPKGSLGPQGEPGPPGQQGTPGTQGLPGPQGAIGPHGEKGPQGKPGLPGMPGSDGPPGHPGKEGPPGTKGNQGPSGPQGPLGYPGPRGVKGVDGIRGLKGHKGEKGEDGFPGFKGDIGVKGDRGEVGVPGSRGEDGPEGPKGRTGPTGDPGPPGLMGEKGKLGVPGLPGYPGRQGPKGSLGFPGFPGASGEKGARGLSGKSGPRGERGPTGPRGQRGPRGATGKSGAKGTSGGDGPHGPPGERGLPGPQGPNGFPGPKGPPGPPGKDGLPGHPGQRGEVGFQGKTGPPGPPGVVGPQGAAGETGPMGERGHPGPPGPPGEQGLPGTAGKEGTKGDPGPPGAPGKDGPAGLRGFPGERGLPGTAGGPGLKGNEGPSGPPGPAGSPGERGAAGSGGPIGPPGRPGPQGPPGAAGEKGVPGEKGPIGPTGRDGVQGPVGLPGPAGPPGVAGEDGDKGEVGDPGQKGTKGNKGEHGPPGPPGPIGPVGQPGAAGADGEPGARGPQGHFGAKGDEGTRGFNGPPGPIGLQGLPGPSGEKGETGDVGPMGPPGPPGPRGPAGPNGADGPQGPPGGVGNLGPPGEKGEPGESGSPGIQGEPGVKGPRGERGEKGESGQPGEPGPPGPKGPTGDDGPKGNPGPVGFPGDPGPPGEGGPRGQDGAKGDRGEDGEPGQPGSPGPTGENGPPGPLGKRGPAGSPGPEGRQGGKGAKGDPGAIGAPGKTGPVGPAGPAGKPGPDGLRGLPGSVGQQGRPGATGQAGPPGPVGPPGLPGLRGDAGAKGEKGHPGLIGLIGPPGEQGEKGDRGLPGPQGSPGQKGEMGIPGASGPIGPGGPPGLPGPAGPKGAKGATGPGGPKGEKGVQGPPGHPGPPGEVIQPLPIQMPKKTRRSVDGSRLMQEDEAIPTGGAPGSPGGLEEIFGSLESLREEIEQMRRPTGTQDSPARTCQDLKLCHPELPDGEYWVDPNQGCARDAFRVFCNFTAGGETCVTPRDDVTQFSYVDSEGSPVGVVQLTFLRLLSVSAHQDVSYPCSGAARDGPLRLRGANEDELSPETSPYVKEFRDGCQTQQGRTVLEVRTPVLEQLPVLDASFSDLGAPPRRGGVLLGPVCFMG
- the COL11A2 gene encoding collagen alpha-2(XI) chain isoform X8 is translated as MLVEGPPGPEGPAGLIGPPGIQGNPGPVGDPGERGPPGRAGLPGSDGAPGPPGTSLMLPFRFGSGGGDKGPVVAAQEAQAQAILQQARLALRGPPGPMGYTGRPGPLGQPGSPGLKGESGDLGPQGPRGPQGLTGPPGKAGRRGRAGADGARGVPGEPGVKGDRGFDGLPGLPGEKGHRGDTGAQGLPGPPGEDGERGDDGEIGPRGLPGESGPRGLLGPKGPPGIPGPPGVRGMDGPQGPKGSLGPQGEPGPPGQQGTPGTQGLPGPQGAIGPHGEKGPQGKPGLPGMPGSDGPPGHPGKEGPPGTKGNQGPSGPQGPLGYPGPRGVKGVDGIRGLKGHKGEKGEDGFPGFKGDIGVKGDRGEVGVPGSRGEDGPEGPKGRTGPTGDPGPPGLMGEKGKLGVPGLPGYPGRQGPKGSLGFPGFPGASGEKGARGLSGKSGPRGERGPTGPRGQRGPRGATGKSGAKGTSGGDGPHGPPGERGLPGPQGPNGFPGPKGPPGPPGKDGLPGHPGQRGEVGFQGKTGPPGPPGVVGPQGAAGETGPMGERGHPGPPGPPGEQGLPGTAGKEGTKGDPGPPGAPGKDGPAGLRGFPGERGLPGTAGGPGLKGNEGPSGPPGPAGSPGERGAAGSGGPIGPPGRPGPQGPPGAAGEKGVPGEKGPIGPTGRDGVQGPVGLPGPAGPPGVAGEDGDKGEVGDPGQKGTKGNKGEHGPPGPPGPIGPVGQPGAAGADGEPGARGPQGHFGAKGDEGTRGFNGPPGPIGLQGLPGPSGEKGETGDVGPMGPPGPPGPRGPAGPNGADGPQGPPGGVGNLGPPGEKGEPGESGSPGIQGEPGVKGPRGERGEKGESGQPGEPGPPGPKGPTGDDGPKGNPGPVGFPGDPGPPGEGGPRGQDGAKGDRGEDGEPGQPGSPGPTGENGPPGPLGKRGPAGSPGPEGRQGGKGAKGDPGAIGAPGKTGPVGPAGPAGKPGPDGLRGLPGSVGQQGRPGATGQAGPPGPVGPPGLPGLRGDAGAKGEKGHPGLIGLIGPPGEQGEKGDRGLPGPQGSPGQKGEMGIPGASGPIGPGGPPGLPGPAGPKGAKGATGPGGPKGEKGVQGPPGHPGPPGEVIQPLPIQMPKKTRRSVDGSRLMQEDEAIPTGGAPGSPGGLEEIFGSLESLREEIEQMRRPTGTQDSPARTCQDLKLCHPELPDGEYWVDPNQGCARDAFRVFCNFTAGGETCVTPRDDVTQFSYVDSEGSPVGVVQLTFLRLLSVSAHQDVSYPCSGAARDGPLRLRGANEDELSPETSPYVKEFRDGCQTQQGRTVLEVRTPVLEQLPVLDASFSDLGAPPRRGGVLLGPVCFMG